A section of the Streptomyces sp. V3I8 genome encodes:
- the rpoB gene encoding DNA-directed RNA polymerase subunit beta: MAASRTASANTNNGASTAPLRISFAKIKEPLEVPNLLALQTESFDWLLGNDAWKARVEAALDSGQDVPTKSGLEEIFEEISPIEDFSGSMSLTFRDHRFEPPKNSIDECKERDFTFAAPLFVTAEFTNNETGEIKSQTVFMGDFPLMTNKGTFVINGTERVVVSQLVRSPGVYFDSSIDKTSDKDIFSSKVIPSRGAWLEMEIDKRDMVGVRIDRKRKQSVTVLLKALGWTTEQILEEFGEYESMRATLEKDHTQGQDDALLDIYRKLRPGEPPTREAAQTLLENLYFNPKRYDLAKVGRYKVNKKLAGTAPLDAGILTVEDIIATIKYLVKLHAGETETVGDNGNSIVVETDDIDHFGNRRLRNVGELIQNQVRTGLARMERVVRERMTTQDVEAITPQTLINIRPVVASIKEFFGTSQLSQFMDQNNPLSGLTHKRRLSALGPGGLSRERAGFEVRDVHPSHYGRMCPIETPEGPNIGLIGSLASYGRVNAFGFVETPYRRVTAGVVTDEVDYLTADEEDRFVIAQANALLGDDFRFEEARVLVRRRGGEVDYVPGDDVDYMDVSPRQMVSVATAMIPFLEHDDANRALMGANMMRQAVPLITAEAPLVGTGMEYRCAVDAGDVIKAEKAGVVQEVSADYVTIANDDGTYNTYRVAKFSRSNQGTSVNQKVVVDEGDRVVEDQVLADGPATQEGEMALGKNLLVAFMPWEGHNYEDAIILSQRLVQDDVLSSIHIEEHEVDARDTKLGPEEITRDIPNVSEEVLADLDERGIIRIGAEVVAGDILVGKVTPKGETELTPEERLLRAIFGEKAREVRDTSLKVPHGEIGKVIGVRVFDREEGDELPPGVNQLVRVYVAQKRKITDGDKLAGRHGNKGVISKILPIEDMPFLEDGTPVDIILNPLGVPSRMNPGQVLEIHLGWLASRGWDVSGLGEEWAQRLQSIGADKVDPGTNVATPVFDGAREDELAGLLQHTVPNRDGSRMVLPTGKAPLFDGRSGEPFPEPVSVGYMYILKLHHLVDDKLHARSTGPYSMITQQPLGGKAQFGGQRFGEMEVWALEAYGAAYALQELLTIKSDDVTGRVKVYEAIVKGENIPEPGIPESFKVLIKEMQSLCLNVEVLSSDGMSIEMRDTDEDVFRAAEELGIDLSRREPSSVEEV, encoded by the coding sequence TTGGCCGCCTCGCGCACTGCCTCCGCGAATACGAACAACGGCGCCAGCACCGCCCCGCTGCGCATCTCCTTTGCAAAGATCAAGGAGCCCCTCGAGGTTCCGAACCTTCTTGCGCTGCAGACCGAAAGTTTTGACTGGCTGCTCGGCAACGACGCGTGGAAGGCTCGTGTCGAGGCGGCTCTGGACAGTGGACAGGACGTCCCCACCAAGTCCGGTCTCGAAGAGATCTTCGAGGAGATCTCTCCGATCGAGGACTTCTCAGGGTCGATGTCCCTGACGTTCCGCGACCACCGCTTCGAGCCTCCGAAGAACTCCATCGACGAGTGCAAGGAGCGCGACTTCACGTTCGCCGCCCCGCTCTTCGTCACCGCCGAGTTCACCAACAACGAGACCGGCGAGATCAAGTCCCAGACCGTCTTCATGGGTGATTTCCCGCTCATGACGAACAAGGGCACCTTCGTCATCAACGGCACCGAGCGTGTCGTGGTGTCGCAGCTGGTCCGTTCGCCGGGTGTCTACTTCGACTCCTCCATCGACAAGACGTCCGACAAGGACATCTTCTCCTCCAAGGTGATCCCGTCCCGGGGTGCCTGGCTGGAGATGGAGATCGACAAGCGCGACATGGTCGGTGTCCGCATCGACCGCAAGCGCAAGCAGTCCGTCACCGTCCTGCTCAAGGCTCTCGGTTGGACGACCGAGCAGATCCTGGAGGAGTTCGGCGAGTACGAGTCCATGCGCGCCACCCTGGAGAAGGACCACACCCAGGGCCAGGACGACGCGCTGCTCGACATCTACCGCAAGCTGCGTCCGGGCGAGCCCCCGACCCGTGAGGCCGCGCAGACGCTGCTCGAGAACCTCTACTTCAACCCGAAGCGCTACGACCTCGCGAAGGTCGGCCGGTACAAGGTCAACAAGAAGCTGGCCGGTACCGCCCCGCTGGACGCCGGGATCCTGACCGTCGAGGACATCATCGCGACGATCAAGTACCTGGTGAAGCTGCACGCCGGTGAGACCGAGACCGTTGGCGACAACGGCAACTCGATCGTCGTCGAGACCGACGACATCGACCACTTCGGCAACCGTCGTCTGCGCAACGTCGGCGAGCTCATCCAGAACCAGGTCCGCACGGGTCTGGCTCGTATGGAGCGCGTCGTCCGCGAGCGGATGACGACCCAGGACGTCGAGGCGATCACGCCGCAGACCCTGATCAACATCCGGCCGGTCGTCGCCTCCATCAAGGAGTTCTTCGGCACCAGCCAGCTCTCGCAGTTCATGGACCAGAACAACCCGCTGTCGGGTCTCACCCACAAGCGCCGTCTGTCGGCTCTTGGCCCGGGTGGTCTCTCCCGTGAGCGGGCCGGCTTCGAGGTCCGTGACGTGCACCCCTCGCACTACGGCCGCATGTGCCCGATCGAGACTCCTGAAGGCCCGAACATCGGCCTGATCGGCTCGCTCGCCTCCTACGGCCGGGTCAACGCCTTCGGTTTCGTCGAGACGCCGTACCGCCGGGTCACCGCCGGTGTCGTCACCGACGAGGTCGACTATCTGACCGCCGACGAGGAGGACCGCTTCGTCATCGCCCAGGCCAACGCGCTGCTGGGCGACGACTTCCGGTTCGAGGAGGCTCGCGTCCTGGTCCGCCGTCGTGGCGGAGAGGTCGACTACGTCCCCGGTGACGACGTCGACTACATGGACGTCTCGCCGCGCCAGATGGTGTCGGTCGCGACCGCCATGATCCCGTTCCTCGAGCACGACGACGCCAACCGTGCCCTCATGGGCGCGAACATGATGCGCCAGGCCGTGCCGCTGATCACCGCCGAGGCCCCCCTCGTCGGTACGGGCATGGAGTACCGCTGCGCCGTCGACGCCGGTGACGTCATCAAGGCCGAGAAGGCCGGTGTCGTCCAGGAGGTCTCCGCGGACTACGTGACCATCGCCAACGACGACGGCACGTACAACACCTACCGGGTGGCCAAGTTCTCCCGCTCCAACCAGGGGACCTCGGTCAACCAGAAGGTCGTCGTGGACGAGGGCGACCGGGTCGTCGAGGACCAGGTCCTCGCCGACGGTCCGGCCACCCAGGAAGGCGAGATGGCGCTGGGCAAGAACCTGCTCGTCGCCTTCATGCCGTGGGAGGGTCACAACTACGAGGACGCGATCATCCTGTCGCAGCGCCTCGTGCAGGACGACGTCCTCTCCTCGATCCACATCGAGGAGCACGAGGTCGACGCCCGTGACACCAAGCTCGGCCCCGAGGAGATCACCCGGGACATCCCGAACGTCTCCGAGGAGGTCCTCGCCGACCTCGACGAGCGCGGGATCATCCGCATCGGTGCCGAGGTCGTCGCCGGTGACATCCTGGTCGGCAAGGTCACGCCCAAGGGCGAGACCGAGCTGACCCCGGAGGAGCGCCTGCTGCGCGCGATCTTCGGTGAGAAGGCGCGCGAGGTGCGCGACACCTCGCTGAAGGTGCCGCACGGCGAGATCGGCAAGGTCATCGGCGTCCGCGTCTTCGACCGTGAAGAGGGCGACGAGCTGCCGCCGGGCGTGAACCAGCTGGTTCGGGTCTACGTGGCGCAGAAGCGCAAGATCACGGACGGCGACAAGCTGGCCGGCCGGCACGGCAACAAGGGTGTCATCTCCAAGATCCTCCCGATCGAGGACATGCCCTTCCTCGAGGACGGCACGCCGGTCGACATCATCCTCAACCCGCTGGGTGTCCCGTCCCGAATGAACCCGGGACAGGTCCTGGAGATCCACCTCGGCTGGCTCGCCAGCCGCGGCTGGGACGTCTCCGGGCTCGGCGAGGAGTGGGCGCAGCGACTGCAGAGCATCGGGGCCGACAAGGTCGACCCGGGTACGAACGTCGCCACCCCCGTCTTCGACGGTGCGCGTGAGGACGAGCTGGCCGGTCTGCTGCAGCACACGGTCCCGAACCGCGACGGATCACGCATGGTGCTCCCGACCGGCAAGGCGCCGCTGTTCGACGGCCGCTCCGGCGAGCCGTTCCCGGAGCCGGTCTCGGTCGGCTACATGTACATCCTCAAGCTCCACCACCTGGTCGACGACAAGCTGCACGCCCGGTCGACCGGTCCGTACTCGATGATCACCCAGCAGCCGCTGGGTGGTAAGGCCCAGTTCGGTGGCCAGCGATTCGGTGAGATGGAGGTGTGGGCGCTGGAGGCTTACGGCGCCGCTTACGCCCTCCAGGAACTGCTGACCATCAAGTCCGACGACGTGACCGGCCGCGTGAAGGTCTACGAGGCCATCGTCAAGGGCGAGAACATTCCTGAGCCCGGCATCCCCGAGTCCTTCAAGGTGCTCATCAAGGAGATGCAGTCGCTCTGCCTCAACGTGGAGGTGCTGTCCTCGGACGGCATGTCCATCGAGATGCGCGACACGGACGAGGACGTCTTCCGCGCCGCGGAAGAGCTCGGTATCGACCTGTCCCGGCGTGAGCCGAGCAGCGTCGAAGAGGTCTGA
- the nusG gene encoding transcription termination/antitermination protein NusG, giving the protein MSDPNLNDAVESVESVEDELDIVEGADVEDEVEAADAAAGEPAEEAAVNVEDESGEDLEDDAEAAVEDDAEAAVADEDDAEAADSDEDGAVSDGTGEEEAEEAEPVDPVTALRDELRALPGEWYVIHTYAGYENRVKTNLEQRAVSLNVEDFIFAAEVPQEEVAQIKNGERKTVRQNKLPGYVLVRMDLTNESWGVVRNTPGVTGFVGNAYDPYPLTLDEIVKMLAPEAEEKAAREAAEAEGKPAPSRKLEVQVLDFEVGDSVTVTDGPFATLQATINEINADSKKVKGLVEIFGRETPVELSFDQIQKN; this is encoded by the coding sequence GTGTCTGACCCGAACCTGAACGATGCCGTCGAGTCGGTCGAGTCCGTCGAGGACGAGCTCGACATCGTCGAGGGCGCGGATGTCGAGGACGAGGTCGAGGCTGCCGATGCCGCCGCGGGCGAGCCCGCCGAGGAAGCCGCGGTGAACGTCGAGGACGAGTCCGGCGAGGACCTCGAGGACGACGCCGAAGCCGCTGTCGAGGACGACGCCGAAGCCGCTGTCGCCGACGAGGACGACGCCGAGGCCGCCGACTCCGACGAGGACGGTGCCGTCTCCGACGGGACCGGCGAAGAGGAGGCGGAGGAGGCCGAGCCGGTCGACCCCGTCACCGCCCTGCGCGACGAGCTCCGTGCGCTGCCCGGCGAGTGGTACGTCATCCACACGTACGCCGGTTACGAGAACCGCGTGAAGACCAACCTCGAACAGCGGGCGGTCTCGCTGAACGTCGAGGACTTCATCTTCGCGGCCGAGGTGCCGCAAGAAGAGGTCGCGCAGATCAAGAACGGCGAGCGCAAGACCGTCAGGCAGAACAAGCTCCCCGGCTACGTGCTGGTGCGCATGGACCTGACGAACGAGTCCTGGGGCGTCGTCCGCAACACCCCCGGCGTCACCGGCTTCGTCGGCAACGCCTACGACCCGTACCCGCTGACGCTCGACGAGATCGTCAAGATGCTCGCCCCCGAGGCCGAGGAGAAGGCCGCCCGCGAGGCCGCCGAGGCCGAGGGCAAGCCGGCTCCGTCCCGCAAGCTCGAGGTCCAGGTGCTGGACTTCGAGGTCGGCGACTCGGTCACCGTCACCGACGGCCCGTTCGCGACGCTGCAGGCGACGATCAACGAGATCAACGCCGACTCGAAGAAGGTCAAGGGCCTCGTCGAGATCTTCGGCCGCGAGACCCCGGTCGAGCTGAGCTTCGACCAGATCCAGAAGAACTGA
- the rplJ gene encoding 50S ribosomal protein L10: MARPDKAAAVAELADQFRSSNAAVLTEYRGLTVAQLKTLRRSLGEDAQYAVVKNTLTKIAANEAGISTLDDLFNGPTAVAFISGDPVTSAKGLRDFAKDNPNLVIKGGVLDGKALSADEIKKLADLESREVLLAKLAGAMKGKQTQAAQLFQALPSKFVRTAEALRVKLDEQGGAE; this comes from the coding sequence ATGGCAAGGCCCGACAAGGCTGCCGCGGTAGCCGAGCTCGCGGACCAGTTCCGTAGCTCGAACGCCGCTGTGCTGACCGAGTACCGGGGTCTCACCGTGGCGCAGCTCAAGACGCTGCGCCGTTCGCTCGGTGAAGACGCCCAGTACGCCGTGGTGAAGAACACGCTGACCAAGATCGCGGCCAACGAGGCCGGGATCTCCACGCTCGACGACCTGTTCAACGGTCCGACAGCGGTTGCCTTCATCTCCGGTGACCCGGTGACGTCGGCGAAGGGTCTTCGTGACTTCGCCAAGGACAACCCGAACCTCGTCATCAAGGGCGGTGTCCTTGACGGCAAGGCGCTGTCCGCCGACGAGATCAAGAAGCTCGCGGACCTCGAGTCCCGCGAGGTTCTGCTCGCCAAGCTGGCGGGTGCCATGAAGGGCAAGCAGACTCAGGCTGCGCAGCTCTTCCAGGCGCTTCCGTCGAAGTTCGTCCGCACCGCGGAGGCGCTTCGCGTCAAGCTCGACGAGCAGGGCGGTGCCGAGTAA
- the secE gene encoding preprotein translocase subunit SecE, translating to MTDAVGSIDMPDAQDEAPESKKGRKGGKRAKKGPLKRLALFYRQIVAELRKVVWPTRNQLTTYTTVVIVFVVIMIGLVTVIDFGLDKAAKYVFG from the coding sequence GTGACGGACGCCGTGGGCTCCATCGACATGCCTGATGCCCAGGATGAGGCGCCGGAGTCCAAGAAGGGCCGTAAGGGCGGCAAGCGTGCCAAGAAGGGCCCGCTGAAGCGCCTCGCCCTCTTCTACCGCCAGATCGTCGCGGAGCTCCGGAAGGTCGTCTGGCCGACCCGCAATCAGCTGACGACGTACACCACAGTGGTGATTGTGTTCGTCGTCATCATGATCGGTCTGGTGACTGTGATTGACTTCGGACTCGACAAGGCCGCCAAGTACGTCTTCGGCTGA
- the rplK gene encoding 50S ribosomal protein L11, whose amino-acid sequence MPPKKKKVTGLIKLQIQAGAANPAPPVGPALGQHGVNIMEFCKAYNAATESQRGWVIPVEITVYEDRSFTFITKTPPAAKMILKAAGVEKGSGEPHKTKVAKITQAQVREIATTKLADLNANDLDAASKIIAGTARSMGITVEG is encoded by the coding sequence ATGCCTCCCAAGAAGAAGAAGGTCACGGGGCTCATCAAGCTCCAGATCCAGGCCGGTGCGGCCAACCCGGCTCCGCCGGTCGGCCCCGCACTGGGCCAGCACGGCGTCAACATCATGGAGTTCTGCAAGGCCTACAACGCCGCGACCGAGTCGCAGCGCGGCTGGGTCATCCCGGTGGAGATCACGGTCTACGAGGACCGCTCCTTCACCTTCATCACCAAGACCCCGCCGGCCGCGAAGATGATCCTCAAGGCCGCCGGTGTCGAGAAGGGCTCGGGCGAGCCGCACAAGACCAAGGTCGCCAAGATCACGCAGGCGCAGGTCCGCGAGATCGCCACGACCAAGCTGGCCGACCTGAACGCCAACGACCTGGACGCCGCGTCGAAGATCATCGCTGGCACCGCCCGTTCCATGGGCATCACGGTCGAGGGCTGA
- the rplL gene encoding 50S ribosomal protein L7/L12, with protein MAKLSQEELLAQFENLTLIELSEFVKAFEEKFDVTAAAAVAAGPATAAAPVEAEAEQDEFDVVLTGAGEKKIQVIKVVRELTSLGLKEAKDLVDGAPKPVLEKVDKAAAEKAAESLKGAGASVEVK; from the coding sequence ATGGCGAAGCTGTCCCAGGAAGAGCTGCTCGCGCAGTTCGAGAACCTCACCCTCATCGAGCTCTCCGAGTTCGTGAAGGCCTTCGAGGAGAAGTTCGACGTCACCGCCGCCGCCGCGGTCGCCGCCGGCCCCGCCACCGCTGCCGCCCCGGTCGAGGCCGAGGCCGAGCAGGACGAGTTCGACGTCGTCCTCACGGGCGCCGGTGAGAAGAAGATCCAGGTCATCAAGGTCGTGCGTGAGCTGACCTCCCTGGGCCTCAAGGAGGCCAAGGACCTCGTGGACGGCGCCCCGAAGCCCGTCCTCGAGAAGGTCGACAAGGCCGCCGCCGAGAAGGCCGCCGAGTCCCTCAAGGGCGCCGGCGCCTCCGTCGAGGTCAAGTGA
- a CDS encoding DUF1396 domain-containing protein, giving the protein MKFSVRGSVRHRATGAALAALVLAGGAVGCSKDSGSESPEMTPAAAVAKAAKKTEEITSLSYRMTGRTPEEGRVKAEAHMRMKPDLAMSMKMTALDQGADGTAEIRLVDKAMYIGGSAAAAKEMDGKRWIKFDMSALGADALGSEAPGAGAADKNPAQESTLLTGSKNVEKVGTEKVEGVETTHYKGTVTLDEFRASLKDESKATREKREKGLEQYEKLGVDTLTMDMWVDGEDRTKQFRMRGAADKGKLDTTITFLDYNKPVTVEAPPAKDVMDLAEMMGDLEG; this is encoded by the coding sequence GTGAAGTTTTCTGTGCGCGGGTCTGTACGTCACCGGGCGACGGGCGCGGCGCTCGCCGCACTCGTCCTCGCCGGGGGTGCCGTCGGCTGTTCGAAGGACTCCGGGAGCGAGTCGCCGGAGATGACGCCCGCCGCAGCCGTCGCGAAGGCGGCGAAGAAGACGGAGGAGATCACCTCCCTCAGCTACCGGATGACGGGCCGGACCCCCGAGGAGGGGCGCGTGAAGGCCGAGGCCCACATGCGCATGAAGCCCGACCTCGCGATGAGCATGAAGATGACCGCCCTCGACCAGGGTGCGGACGGCACCGCCGAGATCCGCCTGGTCGACAAGGCGATGTACATAGGCGGGAGCGCCGCGGCCGCCAAGGAGATGGACGGCAAGCGCTGGATCAAGTTCGACATGTCCGCGCTGGGCGCCGACGCGCTGGGCTCCGAGGCCCCGGGGGCCGGAGCGGCCGACAAGAACCCGGCGCAGGAGTCCACCCTCCTCACCGGCTCCAAGAACGTGGAGAAGGTCGGCACGGAGAAGGTCGAGGGCGTCGAGACCACCCATTACAAGGGCACGGTCACCCTCGACGAGTTCCGCGCCTCCCTGAAGGACGAGAGCAAGGCCACCCGTGAGAAGCGGGAGAAGGGCCTGGAGCAGTACGAGAAGCTGGGCGTGGACACGCTCACGATGGACATGTGGGTCGACGGCGAGGACCGCACCAAGCAGTTCCGCATGCGCGGCGCCGCCGACAAGGGCAAGCTCGACACGACCATCACCTTCCTCGACTACAACAAGCCCGTGACGGTCGAGGCCCCGCCGGCCAAGGACGTCATGGACCTGGCCGAGATGATGGGTGACCTGGAGGGCTGA
- the rplA gene encoding 50S ribosomal protein L1 — MSKRSKSLRAADAKIDREKQYAPLEAVRLAKETSTSKFDGTVEVAFRLGVDPRKADQMVRGTVNLPHGTGKTARVLVFATGDRAEAATAAGADIVGSDELIDEVAKGRLDFDAVVATPDLMGKVGRLGRVLGPRGLMPNPKTGTVTPDVAKAVTEIKGGKIEFRVDKHSNLHFIIGKASFDDTQLVENYGAALDEILRLKPSAAKGRYIKKAAISTTIGPGVPVDPNRTRNLLVEEDPAAV, encoded by the coding sequence GTGAGCAAGCGCAGCAAGTCTCTCCGCGCTGCGGACGCCAAGATCGACCGGGAGAAGCAGTACGCCCCGCTCGAGGCCGTCCGTCTCGCCAAGGAGACCTCCACCTCCAAGTTCGACGGCACCGTCGAGGTGGCCTTCCGTCTGGGTGTCGACCCGCGCAAGGCCGACCAGATGGTCCGCGGCACCGTGAACCTCCCGCACGGCACCGGCAAGACCGCCCGGGTCCTGGTCTTCGCGACCGGTGACCGTGCCGAGGCCGCGACCGCCGCGGGCGCCGACATCGTCGGCTCCGACGAACTCATCGACGAGGTGGCGAAGGGGCGTCTGGACTTCGACGCCGTCGTCGCCACCCCCGACCTCATGGGCAAGGTCGGCCGCCTGGGCCGTGTCCTCGGCCCGCGTGGTCTGATGCCGAACCCGAAGACGGGCACCGTGACCCCGGACGTGGCCAAGGCCGTGACCGAGATCAAGGGCGGCAAGATCGAGTTCCGCGTCGACAAGCACTCGAACCTGCACTTCATCATCGGCAAGGCGTCGTTCGACGACACCCAGCTGGTGGAGAACTACGGCGCCGCGCTCGACGAGATCCTCCGTCTGAAGCCGTCGGCCGCCAAGGGTCGCTACATCAAGAAGGCCGCGATCAGCACGACGATCGGCCCCGGCGTTCCGGTCGACCCGAACCGCACCCGCAACCTCCTCGTCGAGGAGGACCCGGCCGCCGTCTGA